The following coding sequences are from one Cenarchaeum symbiosum A window:
- a CDS encoding TPR repeat protein (COG0457), translated as MASERELILPIVREDNICLPLSVNAVSRYWGVNLPMAEAAKIAGRYPGAGGSILIEGIELAERHGLSSAVLRSDMAGLRGIIDAGIPPVVILPGIHDVIQHASVISGYDGEARTILHYIPEVENDDEFKVGVIPEEQFENIWSEDGRLAIILAPADSMAALPGHDPDAARSNRLCFESERQNLQKKPAEALSTLGRAIELDGKNPVAYSLLGSIRNEQGSPDCVKDYEKSIELCPRYYIAYRGLGNYHLKGGRYEEAERFYSDAIAINPSRYGPIYKNRAIARMQLDRNGGAKQDFEAYLRHTPGAPDRESVQEAVSGM; from the coding sequence ATGGCGTCCGAGCGCGAGCTGATCCTGCCCATAGTCCGGGAGGACAACATATGCCTGCCGCTCTCGGTCAACGCGGTATCCCGGTACTGGGGCGTGAACCTCCCCATGGCCGAGGCCGCAAAGATAGCAGGCAGGTACCCCGGGGCGGGCGGGAGCATACTAATCGAGGGGATTGAGCTTGCCGAGAGGCACGGGCTGTCGTCTGCTGTTCTGCGCTCCGACATGGCGGGGCTCCGGGGAATAATAGACGCGGGCATCCCGCCGGTGGTGATACTGCCGGGCATCCACGACGTGATCCAGCACGCGTCGGTCATATCCGGGTACGACGGGGAGGCGCGCACCATACTCCACTATATCCCGGAGGTCGAAAACGACGACGAGTTCAAGGTGGGCGTCATACCCGAGGAGCAGTTCGAGAACATATGGTCGGAGGACGGCAGGCTGGCCATCATACTGGCCCCCGCGGATTCCATGGCGGCACTGCCGGGGCACGACCCGGACGCCGCCCGGTCCAACAGGCTCTGCTTTGAATCCGAGCGGCAGAACCTGCAAAAAAAACCCGCCGAGGCGCTCTCTACACTGGGGCGCGCAATCGAGCTTGACGGCAAGAACCCCGTCGCATATTCCCTGCTGGGCTCGATACGCAACGAGCAGGGCTCGCCGGACTGTGTCAAAGACTATGAAAAGAGCATAGAGCTCTGCCCCCGGTACTACATAGCGTACAGGGGGCTTGGCAACTACCATCTCAAGGGGGGCAGGTACGAGGAGGCCGAGCGCTTTTACTCCGACGCAATAGCGATAAACCCGTCCCGGTACGGCCCGATATACAAGAACAGGGCGATTGCCCGGATGCAGCTGGACAGGAACGGCGGGGCAAAGCAGGACTTTGAAGCATACCTCCGGCACACCCCCGGGGCGCCCGACCGCGAGTCCGTGCAAGAAGCGGTCTCTGGGATGTAG
- a CDS encoding ribosomal protein S6E (S10) (COG2125), with amino-acid sequence MGPRAYLVNFKLTVSDSKGRSVTRELKEGDASPLLGLGIGSEADATALGLEGKIRITGGSDKSGVPMRPDVHGPARKYVLLSRGVGLRDAERGGRTRKLVRGNQISEEIYQVNCSFDGEIPAEPKKEEAETKE; translated from the coding sequence ATGGGCCCCCGTGCCTACTTGGTAAACTTCAAGCTGACCGTCTCGGACTCAAAGGGGAGGTCCGTCACACGCGAGCTAAAGGAGGGCGATGCCTCTCCGCTGCTGGGACTGGGGATCGGCTCCGAGGCCGACGCCACCGCCCTGGGGCTGGAGGGGAAGATTAGGATAACCGGAGGCAGCGACAAGTCGGGCGTCCCCATGCGCCCAGACGTGCACGGGCCGGCGCGAAAGTACGTGCTCCTATCCAGGGGCGTGGGGCTGCGCGATGCAGAGAGGGGCGGGCGCACGCGCAAGCTGGTGCGGGGCAACCAGATCTCCGAGGAGATATACCAGGTCAACTGCAGCTTCGACGGCGAGATACCCGCAGAGCCCAAAAAGGAAGAGGCAGAGACAAAGGAATAA
- a CDS encoding translation initiation factor 2, gamma subunit (GTPase) (COG5257), whose translation MDHGKTTLIQALTGVWTSVHSQELKRGITIRVGYSDAAFYKCPSCEPPLGYSTSVKCPNCSGESELSRVVSFVDSPGHESLMANMLSGAALMDGALLVVAANKKVPQLQTEEHLLALQTLGISQVVVVQNKVDLLSYKEALASYSDTAKFLKAGGMSKLPVIPVSAQAGLNMDALIHATETAIPTPERDGSKDPVMHVLRSFDVNKPGTPIQKIKGGVIGGSLTQGAFKVGDEIEIKPGVLNEKKKSYEPMRTEIVSLGTGAGMVEEIRPGGLVAIGTRLDPSMTSGDSFIGSVIGRPDTLPENSTKSEMKVSLFDRAVGSGGEDKVASIQTGEQLRLSIGTLPALCKVLKSGKGEIEVELRRPVCLFRGSNVAISRRMPDRWRLIGAGTVG comes from the coding sequence GTGGACCACGGCAAGACGACCCTGATACAGGCGCTCACCGGCGTGTGGACCAGCGTGCACAGCCAGGAGCTCAAGAGAGGGATCACCATAAGGGTCGGGTACTCGGATGCGGCATTCTACAAGTGCCCCAGCTGCGAGCCGCCCCTCGGGTACTCTACATCTGTAAAGTGCCCCAACTGTTCGGGCGAATCGGAGCTCTCCCGGGTGGTGAGCTTTGTGGACAGCCCCGGGCACGAGAGCCTCATGGCCAACATGCTCTCGGGGGCCGCCCTGATGGACGGGGCGCTCCTGGTGGTGGCGGCAAACAAAAAGGTGCCCCAGCTGCAGACCGAGGAGCACCTGCTGGCGCTGCAGACGCTGGGCATCAGCCAGGTGGTGGTGGTCCAGAACAAGGTCGACCTGCTGTCATACAAGGAGGCGCTAGCCTCGTACTCTGATACGGCAAAGTTCCTAAAAGCGGGCGGCATGTCAAAGCTGCCGGTCATCCCGGTCTCGGCGCAGGCGGGGCTCAACATGGACGCCCTCATACATGCTACAGAGACGGCCATCCCCACGCCGGAGCGCGACGGCTCAAAGGACCCGGTAATGCATGTTCTGCGATCGTTTGACGTAAACAAGCCCGGCACCCCGATACAGAAGATCAAGGGGGGAGTCATAGGCGGCTCGCTCACCCAGGGCGCCTTCAAGGTGGGCGACGAGATAGAGATCAAGCCGGGCGTGCTCAACGAGAAGAAAAAGTCGTACGAGCCCATGCGGACAGAGATAGTATCCCTGGGAACGGGCGCGGGCATGGTAGAGGAGATAAGGCCCGGCGGCCTGGTGGCGATAGGCACGCGCCTTGATCCGTCGATGACCAGCGGGGACTCGTTCATAGGCTCGGTCATAGGCAGGCCGGACACACTCCCAGAGAACTCGACGAAATCGGAGATGAAGGTGAGCCTCTTCGACAGGGCCGTGGGCTCCGGCGGGGAGGACAAGGTGGCCAGCATCCAGACCGGCGAGCAGCTTAGATTGAGCATCGGAACACTGCCCGCGCTCTGCAAGGTGCTCAAGTCCGGCAAGGGGGAGATCGAGGTGGAGCTGCGAAGGCCCGTCTGCCTGTTTCGCGGCAGCAACGTCGCGATCAGCCGGAGGATGCCCGACAGGTGGCGCCTCATCGGGGCCGGCACGGTTGGCTGA
- a CDS encoding phospholipid-binding protein (COG1881) — MGLVLKSSAFDDGAEIPRKHGYKNGNSSPPLEIEGVPEACRSLALIMDDPDAQAAVGKTWVHWLVWHMPSDMHSIPESLVSGGCTEGRNDFGEAAYGGPAPPDKRHTYFFRLYALDFDLSLSAGCDRKDLEDAMKGHILEETVLTGTYAP; from the coding sequence ATGGGACTCGTTTTGAAGAGCAGCGCGTTTGATGACGGCGCCGAGATACCCAGAAAGCACGGCTACAAAAACGGCAACTCGAGCCCTCCCCTGGAGATAGAGGGTGTGCCGGAGGCCTGCCGCTCGCTTGCACTGATAATGGACGACCCCGACGCGCAGGCCGCCGTCGGAAAAACGTGGGTGCACTGGCTGGTCTGGCACATGCCGTCAGATATGCACAGCATCCCCGAGTCACTAGTCTCGGGGGGCTGCACCGAGGGCAGGAACGACTTTGGGGAGGCCGCATACGGAGGCCCCGCGCCGCCGGACAAGAGGCACACGTATTTCTTCAGGCTGTACGCGCTCGACTTTGATCTGAGTCTCTCGGCCGGCTGCGACAGAAAGGATCTCGAGGATGCCATGAAAGGCCACATACTAGAAGAGACGGTCCTTACCGGCACGTACGCGCCCTGA
- a CDS encoding uncharacterized membrane protein required for N-linked glycosylation (COG1287), which yields MRHLLVIGILVSAFSISFMVRSQAAEYGFELNEFDPFFNYRATQYIVDNGIGAYYDWHDTQSWYPEGREISGTSQVGLHITTALTYQAFGGGMPLYDFAIIFPVVFGSLTAIVMFALVRVVAGTTAGLMASLFFAVSVPVIIRGTIGWFKSEPLGLFYGLLGIYLFLSGIRSDDKRVAAAKLAGGGIVLGLGFTSWGGIQYFVLPLAVFILALPFLRKDGRFIIWAVPLFVASLLITGASFERPGISLVTGVAGFALMGATGFMAAAYTVRRYSGERWLRNTAALLVGVVAAGVSLLWVNTTVAFLHLPSFRYLNAVNPFLTTLDPLVDSVAEHGTTTTAQSFYFLSVLMIFAGIGVWLIFSDKERLARFRKRFPPEMAAFALIQGILGVYVSSTFIRLELYASVSVIILASMGITVLASEMFRPPAKSKRPQKAPPAKSKRPQKAPPAYTKIAFVAVVVLLLAVPTFVPAQGNWVNSTKAPPTLLNGGTNYGVVSQDWPEAMEWLRENTAEDAVVASWWDYGYWITVLGERASLADNATLSTAKIQAIATMLLSEPDEAWRLLQDLGADYVLIFIAANKIQADPVDLYLLTGGADESKKQWFMRISGAPVDRYIHADGTSGTPYLWENTVFGLMTPYTPLAYVNFATSEQSPGFRPGFTPVYSEDIKYPADGDGPLRLAYASNSFYRESPGPITAVLIYEVNHDYGSPQEAGPQPLLPGSSIPIQVIPSGNTTGN from the coding sequence ATGCGCCACCTGCTTGTAATCGGGATACTTGTATCGGCGTTCTCCATATCGTTCATGGTAAGATCGCAGGCCGCAGAGTACGGATTTGAGCTCAACGAGTTCGACCCGTTCTTCAATTACAGGGCGACCCAGTATATCGTAGATAACGGCATCGGCGCATATTATGACTGGCATGACACGCAGAGCTGGTACCCAGAAGGGCGGGAGATCTCGGGGACCTCCCAGGTGGGCCTGCATATAACGACCGCCCTTACATATCAGGCCTTTGGCGGCGGCATGCCGCTGTATGACTTTGCCATAATCTTCCCCGTGGTCTTTGGCTCGCTTACCGCGATAGTCATGTTCGCACTGGTCCGTGTAGTGGCGGGCACGACGGCCGGCCTTATGGCGTCGCTCTTCTTTGCCGTGTCTGTTCCCGTGATAATAAGGGGGACCATCGGCTGGTTCAAGTCCGAGCCCCTGGGACTGTTCTACGGCCTGCTCGGGATCTACCTGTTTCTAAGCGGGATAAGGTCGGACGACAAGAGGGTGGCTGCAGCCAAGCTGGCAGGCGGCGGCATCGTGCTCGGGCTTGGCTTTACGTCCTGGGGCGGCATACAGTATTTCGTGCTCCCCCTGGCGGTATTCATACTCGCGCTACCTTTCCTGAGAAAGGACGGCAGATTCATCATCTGGGCGGTGCCCCTCTTTGTGGCATCCCTGCTGATCACTGGTGCGTCCTTTGAGCGGCCCGGAATAAGTCTGGTCACGGGGGTCGCCGGCTTTGCACTGATGGGCGCGACGGGGTTCATGGCGGCGGCCTATACGGTCAGGAGGTACTCTGGTGAGAGGTGGCTGCGCAACACGGCCGCCCTGCTGGTAGGGGTGGTTGCCGCCGGCGTCTCGCTTCTCTGGGTCAACACGACCGTTGCGTTTCTCCACCTGCCCTCGTTTAGATATCTCAACGCGGTCAACCCGTTTCTCACCACGCTTGATCCGCTGGTGGACTCTGTGGCCGAGCACGGCACCACTACTACAGCCCAGTCGTTCTACTTTCTGTCCGTGCTGATGATCTTTGCGGGCATAGGGGTCTGGCTGATATTCAGCGACAAGGAGAGGCTGGCCCGGTTCCGCAAACGCTTCCCCCCGGAGATGGCCGCATTTGCGCTCATACAGGGCATACTGGGGGTGTACGTCAGCTCCACATTCATCAGGCTGGAGCTCTACGCGTCCGTATCCGTGATAATACTCGCGTCCATGGGGATAACCGTGCTCGCATCGGAGATGTTCAGGCCCCCGGCAAAGTCCAAGAGGCCACAGAAGGCCCCCCCCGCAAAGTCCAAGAGGCCACAGAAGGCCCCCCCCGCGTACACAAAGATCGCATTTGTGGCCGTGGTCGTTTTGCTGCTCGCGGTGCCCACGTTTGTGCCCGCACAGGGCAACTGGGTCAACTCGACAAAGGCCCCGCCTACCCTGCTCAACGGCGGCACCAACTACGGGGTGGTCAGCCAGGACTGGCCCGAGGCCATGGAGTGGCTCAGGGAGAACACCGCAGAAGACGCGGTGGTCGCATCCTGGTGGGACTATGGCTACTGGATAACCGTGCTCGGCGAGCGGGCCTCGCTTGCCGACAACGCCACACTGTCCACGGCCAAGATCCAGGCGATAGCTACAATGCTGCTCAGCGAGCCCGACGAGGCGTGGAGGCTACTGCAGGATCTTGGCGCCGACTATGTGCTGATATTCATAGCCGCAAACAAGATCCAGGCGGATCCCGTTGATCTGTACCTGCTGACGGGCGGCGCCGACGAGAGCAAGAAGCAGTGGTTCATGCGGATATCCGGGGCGCCCGTCGACAGGTACATCCATGCCGACGGGACCAGCGGGACCCCGTACCTCTGGGAGAATACGGTCTTTGGCCTGATGACCCCGTATACGCCCCTTGCATACGTCAACTTTGCCACCAGCGAGCAGTCCCCGGGGTTCCGGCCAGGCTTTACCCCGGTATACTCTGAGGACATAAAGTATCCAGCAGACGGGGACGGGCCGCTGAGGCTCGCATACGCCTCGAACAGCTTCTACAGGGAGAGCCCCGGCCCGATAACTGCCGTGCTGATATACGAGGTCAACCATGACTATGGGTCCCCGCAGGAGGCAGGCCCGCAGCCCCTGCTGCCCGGCTCGTCCATTCCCATACAGGTGATCCCGTCTGGCAATACCACAGGGAATTAA
- a CDS encoding cobalt-precorrin-6A synthase (COG1903) — MEITRSEISDGSAVCAVIKDGGDDPDVTHGAEIVARVSLAGARGSVEIAGGEGVGTVTKPGLGLEIGGPAINPVPRRMITESVADAGAELESGIRVEVSVPRGRELAPKTDNPRLGITGGISILGTSGIVIPFSTASFAASIRQNIDVALAMGDKEVVLTTGGRSEDFAREIVSLPDHCYIQMGDFSGYAIQQCAKKGVERAHIAGFIGKLAKMAAGKKQTHVKGSKVDMAFLAGLAKKSGAGGDVVERVLGANTARHVLEIIKDAGQDGFYGEVCSCVHSQMGEHSRGGLPMEVILLDFDGSILARHGEQ, encoded by the coding sequence ATGGAGATAACAAGAAGCGAGATATCCGACGGGTCGGCTGTATGTGCGGTGATAAAGGACGGCGGGGACGATCCGGATGTAACGCACGGCGCGGAGATAGTGGCACGGGTATCGCTTGCGGGGGCCCGCGGCTCGGTGGAGATAGCTGGCGGCGAGGGCGTGGGCACGGTTACAAAGCCGGGCCTTGGGCTGGAGATAGGCGGCCCCGCGATAAACCCCGTGCCAAGAAGGATGATTACAGAGTCCGTTGCAGATGCCGGCGCGGAACTGGAGAGCGGCATCAGGGTGGAGGTTTCTGTGCCCCGCGGCAGGGAGCTGGCCCCCAAGACCGACAATCCCAGGCTGGGAATAACCGGCGGGATCTCCATACTGGGGACGAGCGGCATAGTCATACCGTTCTCGACGGCGTCGTTTGCCGCATCGATAAGGCAGAACATAGACGTCGCCCTTGCAATGGGGGACAAAGAGGTGGTCCTGACCACGGGGGGCCGCAGCGAGGACTTTGCAAGGGAGATAGTCAGTTTGCCCGACCACTGCTATATACAGATGGGCGATTTCTCGGGATACGCCATACAGCAGTGCGCAAAAAAGGGCGTCGAGCGGGCGCATATAGCGGGATTCATAGGCAAGCTGGCCAAGATGGCCGCCGGCAAAAAGCAGACGCACGTCAAGGGCTCAAAAGTGGACATGGCGTTTTTGGCGGGCCTCGCAAAAAAGTCCGGCGCCGGCGGGGATGTAGTAGAGAGGGTCTTGGGGGCCAATACTGCGCGGCACGTCCTGGAGATAATCAAGGATGCGGGGCAGGACGGCTTTTACGGCGAGGTCTGCTCTTGCGTGCACTCTCAAATGGGGGAGCACTCCAGAGGCGGCCTTCCCATGGAGGTCATACTGCTCGACTTTGACGGCAGCATCCTTGCAAGGCACGGCGAGCAGTAG
- a CDS encoding precorrin-3B C17-methyltransferase (COG2073): protein MKVAVLAITKNGIRTGRRLLGEYPGWELFAPARLSDGGEADWFEGPASSKVGELFKSRDALVCIFSLGAVIRLVAPHLVDKSTDPAVLAIDDAENFVISTLSGHAGGANRMAEEVAAKLGATPVVTTAADVNKTIAVDMVGRDLGWEIEDSSQVTRVSGCMVNGEPVGVYQDAGSRNWWGSAMPPNVTVYDSIGELASAGPAAALIISDRILDTLEMPSVVYRPKSLVVGVGLHGDTDKNTVRRGLEECLGRFSLSPRSVARLASLKRQPDPEGLGEYAREAGIPLEYVDRDKLAEIDVPNPSEIVAAYEGTASVSEAAAILVSKGTLVVEKQKFPPGLTVAVARIE, encoded by the coding sequence ATGAAGGTAGCGGTGCTTGCCATAACAAAGAACGGGATAAGGACTGGACGGAGGCTCCTCGGGGAGTATCCCGGGTGGGAGCTGTTCGCACCGGCGCGGCTCTCTGATGGCGGAGAGGCGGACTGGTTTGAGGGCCCCGCGTCATCAAAGGTGGGCGAGCTGTTCAAAAGCAGGGACGCCCTGGTCTGCATATTCTCGCTGGGCGCGGTGATAAGGCTGGTCGCGCCGCACCTTGTAGACAAGAGCACAGACCCGGCTGTTCTCGCAATAGATGATGCCGAGAACTTTGTGATCAGCACACTTTCGGGGCACGCGGGCGGCGCCAACCGCATGGCCGAAGAGGTGGCTGCAAAGCTGGGCGCCACCCCTGTAGTAACGACTGCCGCGGATGTAAACAAGACCATCGCTGTCGACATGGTGGGGCGGGATCTTGGCTGGGAGATAGAGGACAGCTCCCAGGTGACGCGGGTAAGCGGTTGCATGGTAAACGGCGAGCCGGTTGGCGTCTACCAGGATGCTGGCAGCAGGAACTGGTGGGGATCCGCCATGCCGCCCAATGTAACCGTGTACGATTCCATAGGCGAGCTGGCCTCGGCGGGCCCTGCAGCCGCACTGATAATATCTGATAGAATACTCGATACCCTGGAGATGCCCTCGGTGGTGTACCGGCCAAAGTCGCTGGTGGTGGGGGTGGGCCTGCACGGTGATACGGACAAGAATACCGTCCGCCGCGGCCTCGAGGAATGCCTGGGGAGGTTCTCGCTGAGCCCCCGGTCGGTGGCTCGGCTGGCCTCCCTCAAGAGGCAGCCGGATCCGGAGGGCCTGGGCGAATACGCAAGGGAAGCAGGCATACCGCTGGAGTATGTAGACCGGGACAAGCTGGCGGAAATAGACGTGCCCAACCCTTCTGAGATAGTTGCCGCATACGAGGGGACCGCCAGCGTCTCGGAGGCGGCTGCGATCCTAGTGTCCAAGGGTACACTTGTAGTAGAAAAGCAGAAATTCCCCCCCGGTCTGACGGTGGCTGTGGCGAGGATAGAATGA